A stretch of Myroides oncorhynchi DNA encodes these proteins:
- the lpdA gene encoding dihydrolipoyl dehydrogenase, with protein MNSFDVVVIGSGPGGYVAAIRCAQLGFKTAIVEKYSNLGGTCLNVGCIPSKALLASSHHMEEIAHFADHGIEITGEVKFDLSKMIERKQAVVDQTSSGVKYLMDKNKITVFEGVGSFENATTINVTKSDGSVETFEAKHSIIATGSKPSTLPFITLDKERVITSTEALKLPEVPKHLIVIGGGVIGLELGQVYMRLGSKVSVVEYADRVLPTMDSAVSKELTKVLKKAGMKFYTSHKVQGVVREGDVVTVTAEDKKGELVTLEGDYTLVAVGRRPYTDGLNAEKAGVKLTDRGQVEVNDHLQTTASNIYAIGDVVRGAMLAHKAEEEGVMVAEFLAGQRPHIDYNLIPGVVYTWPEVASVGKTEEQLKAEGVDYKAGSFPFKALGRARASAETDGLVKILADKNTDEVLGIHMVGARAADLIAEAVVAMEFRASAEDISRMSHAHPTFAEAIKEAALAATDNRALHV; from the coding sequence ATGAATTCATTTGACGTAGTTGTAATTGGTTCAGGACCTGGAGGATATGTAGCAGCAATTCGTTGTGCTCAATTAGGATTTAAAACTGCTATAGTAGAGAAATACTCTAACTTAGGAGGAACTTGTCTTAATGTAGGGTGTATTCCTTCTAAGGCATTATTAGCATCATCTCACCACATGGAAGAGATTGCTCATTTTGCTGATCACGGAATAGAAATCACTGGAGAAGTAAAGTTCGATTTATCAAAAATGATCGAAAGAAAACAAGCAGTAGTTGATCAAACATCTTCAGGTGTTAAATATCTAATGGACAAAAACAAGATTACTGTTTTTGAAGGAGTTGGATCATTTGAGAACGCAACTACTATCAATGTAACTAAATCAGACGGAAGTGTAGAAACATTCGAAGCTAAACATAGTATTATTGCTACAGGATCTAAACCATCTACTTTACCATTCATTACTTTAGATAAAGAAAGAGTAATTACTTCAACAGAAGCTTTAAAACTTCCTGAAGTACCTAAACACTTAATCGTAATCGGTGGTGGTGTTATCGGTCTTGAATTAGGTCAAGTATACATGAGATTAGGATCTAAAGTATCTGTAGTAGAGTATGCTGATAGAGTACTACCTACAATGGATAGTGCTGTATCTAAAGAATTAACTAAAGTGCTTAAAAAAGCAGGTATGAAGTTCTATACTTCTCACAAAGTACAAGGAGTAGTACGTGAAGGAGATGTAGTAACAGTAACTGCAGAAGATAAAAAAGGAGAATTAGTTACTCTAGAAGGAGATTACACTTTAGTAGCTGTAGGTCGTCGTCCATATACTGATGGATTAAATGCTGAAAAAGCTGGAGTTAAATTAACTGATAGAGGACAAGTAGAAGTGAATGATCATTTACAAACTACAGCTTCTAATATCTATGCTATTGGTGACGTAGTACGTGGTGCTATGTTAGCTCATAAAGCTGAAGAAGAAGGAGTGATGGTAGCTGAGTTCTTAGCAGGACAAAGACCTCATATTGATTATAACTTAATCCCTGGTGTAGTTTACACTTGGCCAGAAGTTGCTTCTGTTGGAAAAACAGAAGAGCAATTAAAAGCAGAAGGAGTTGATTACAAAGCGGGTAGCTTCCCATTTAAAGCTTTAGGACGTGCAAGAGCAAGTGCTGAAACAGATGGGTTAGTTAAAATCTTAGCTGATAAAAATACTGACGAAGTATTAGGAATACACATGGTAGGAGCTCGTGCTGCAGACTTAATCGCTGAGGCAGTAGTAGCTATGGAGTTTAGAGCATCTGCAGAGGATATCTCTAGGATGTCTCATGCTCACCCAACTTTCGCAGAGGCTATTAAAGAAGCTGCGTTAGCTGCAACTGATAACAGAGCATTACACGTATAA
- a CDS encoding diacylglycerol/lipid kinase family protein, which translates to MRKIFFIVNPISGKGKHNITADYIKTFFDEKVFDIHVLYSTYKRHAIELTQQALSAGADIIVACGGDGTIHEVATQVVDKDVVFGVVPVGSGNGLASNLSIPKDIEQAIIRVRDGKVMNMDVGSINGEYFFSNLGFGIDATIIDNYEKSGKRKLGAYIKAALNSAQQYKAKRMLVTYKGQTKEVNPLLLFISNSNEMGYNMSLTPKASLTDGLLDYLMVPKINLLKQLTFGLYVILKKTEKFRKTDYVQSDHIIVEIIGQERNGFQMDGEYYEYDTNQFEIRVIKGGLRVLC; encoded by the coding sequence ATGAGAAAAATCTTTTTTATCGTTAATCCAATTTCTGGAAAAGGAAAACACAATATTACTGCGGATTATATTAAAACATTCTTTGATGAAAAAGTATTTGATATACACGTACTATATTCTACTTATAAAAGACATGCTATCGAATTAACACAACAGGCTCTATCAGCAGGAGCAGATATTATCGTAGCTTGTGGAGGTGATGGAACTATTCATGAAGTAGCTACACAAGTAGTGGATAAGGATGTAGTATTTGGAGTGGTACCTGTAGGCTCAGGTAATGGATTAGCTTCTAATCTATCTATTCCTAAAGATATAGAGCAGGCGATAATACGTGTACGCGATGGAAAAGTAATGAATATGGATGTCGGTAGTATTAATGGTGAATATTTCTTTAGTAATTTGGGATTTGGTATAGATGCTACCATTATAGATAACTATGAAAAATCAGGTAAGCGCAAATTAGGTGCTTATATCAAGGCAGCATTAAACTCTGCTCAGCAGTATAAAGCCAAGAGAATGCTCGTTACTTATAAAGGACAGACTAAAGAGGTAAATCCTTTACTGTTATTTATCTCTAACTCTAATGAGATGGGATATAATATGTCTCTGACCCCTAAAGCAAGTCTGACAGATGGGTTATTAGATTATTTAATGGTGCCAAAAATTAATTTATTAAAGCAATTAACTTTTGGACTATATGTAATCTTAAAGAAAACAGAGAAGTTTAGAAAAACAGACTACGTTCAGTCTGATCATATTATAGTAGAAATCATAGGACAAGAAAGAAATGGTTTTCAGATGGATGGAGAGTATTATGAGTACGATACTAATCAGTTTGAGATTAGAGTTATTAAAGGAGGACTAAGAGTATTGTGCTAG
- a CDS encoding rhodanese-like domain-containing protein: protein MTNLSQEQWWEKAQADSNAIILDVRTEEEVEEKAISGSINIDIYKGQGFLDEIANLDKTKAYYIYCKSGGRSSQACHVMESLGFEETHNLLGGITEWEGPIK, encoded by the coding sequence ATGACAAATTTATCACAAGAACAATGGTGGGAAAAAGCGCAAGCTGATTCTAATGCTATTATACTAGACGTACGTACAGAAGAAGAAGTAGAAGAGAAGGCTATCTCAGGTTCTATCAATATAGACATCTATAAAGGACAAGGTTTTTTAGATGAAATAGCTAATCTAGACAAAACTAAAGCTTACTATATCTATTGTAAATCAGGTGGAAGAAGTAGTCAAGCATGTCATGTGATGGAATCTTTAGGTTTCGAAGAGACACATAACCTTTTAGGAGGTATTACAGAATGGGAAGGACCTATTAAATAA